One region of Vitis vinifera cultivar Pinot Noir 40024 chromosome 1, ASM3070453v1 genomic DNA includes:
- the LOC100242640 gene encoding protein PAL OF QUIRKY isoform X3, with protein sequence MSSLPKPSRSMVTSNQTIKFLCSYGGKILPRYPDGKLRYHGGETRVLAVDRSISFAELLVKLGELCGKSVCLRCQLPTEDLDALVSVTSDEDLANLIEEYDRVASPPASLKIRAFLSPPKSIKKISPPPSSASSSQLSVASASRFTMPAAVDLCHHQISPQVNERIKVWLAVFGRLGQQLALHKYGR encoded by the exons ATGTCTTCTCTACCCAAACCCTCGCGAAGCATGGTCACCTCCAACCAAACCATCAAGTTCCTCTGCAGTTACGGCGGCAAGATTCTTCCTCGTTATCCCGACGGAAAGCTTCGTTACCACGGCGGCGAAACCCGTGTCCTCGCCGTTGACCGGTCCATTTCCTTTGCAG AGCTGTTGGTGAAGCTGGGAGAGTTGTGTGGGAAATCGGTGTGTCTGAGGTGTCAGTTGCCGACGGAGGACCTAGACGCTTTGGTGTCTGTCACCTCCGATGAGGATCTCGCCAATCTCATCGAGGAATACGATCGAGTCGCATCACCACCCGCGTCTCTAAAGATCAGAGCCTTTCTTTCGCCGCCCAAATCCATCAAAAAAATCTCTCCTCCCCCGTCATCGGCTTCCTCCTCACAATTGTCTGTCGCCTCTGCTTCGCGGTTTACCATGCCGGCGGCCGTTGATCTTTGCCACCACCAGATCTCGCCGCAG GTCAATGAGCGGATTAAAGTTTGGCTGGCAGTATTCGGAAGACTAGGGCAGCAATTAGCACTGCATAA ATATGGACGATGA
- the LOC100242640 gene encoding protein PAL OF QUIRKY isoform X2, with amino-acid sequence MSSLPKPSRSMVTSNQTIKFLCSYGGKILPRYPDGKLRYHGGETRVLAVDRSISFAELLVKLGELCGKSVCLRCQLPTEDLDALVSVTSDEDLANLIEEYDRVASPPASLKIRAFLSPPKSIKKISPPPSSASSSQLSVASASRFTMPAAVDLCHHQISPQVNERIKVWLAVFGRLGQQLALHKRYGR; translated from the exons ATGTCTTCTCTACCCAAACCCTCGCGAAGCATGGTCACCTCCAACCAAACCATCAAGTTCCTCTGCAGTTACGGCGGCAAGATTCTTCCTCGTTATCCCGACGGAAAGCTTCGTTACCACGGCGGCGAAACCCGTGTCCTCGCCGTTGACCGGTCCATTTCCTTTGCAG AGCTGTTGGTGAAGCTGGGAGAGTTGTGTGGGAAATCGGTGTGTCTGAGGTGTCAGTTGCCGACGGAGGACCTAGACGCTTTGGTGTCTGTCACCTCCGATGAGGATCTCGCCAATCTCATCGAGGAATACGATCGAGTCGCATCACCACCCGCGTCTCTAAAGATCAGAGCCTTTCTTTCGCCGCCCAAATCCATCAAAAAAATCTCTCCTCCCCCGTCATCGGCTTCCTCCTCACAATTGTCTGTCGCCTCTGCTTCGCGGTTTACCATGCCGGCGGCCGTTGATCTTTGCCACCACCAGATCTCGCCGCAG GTCAATGAGCGGATTAAAGTTTGGCTGGCAGTATTCGGAAGACTAGGGCAGCAATTAGCACTGCATAA AAGATATGGACGATGA